The window CGTGAACCACGGAAGTCACCCGAACCTATTCGTGCTCGTCAATCCGTCGCTGTCGGTTTCCGGCAACGCTCCCGATGGCAGAAATGACACTGACAGCCTGCCAACGCAGTACGAACGCCGGTCTCACCGTGTTCAACCGACGTCAGTCCTGCCAGGGCAGTCCCGTGCGTACAGACGTCGTAGACGGTGACTCGTTTCTCAGATTTTGAAAACCGTCTTATTTCGTATCGACATAGATCAGTCAGATAATAACATGACTGAGGCAACTTCGATATGTGAACCGATAGACGGCAGTCCGTAAGACAACTCGAGACCAACCGTCTCCCAACCGTGACACAGTTAGACTTTATTTTGTACGACAATCTTGCGTAATTTGTCTGACGGGGATTTATGGTCTTCTCCGACATAGAACTGTTCCCGTCACACGTCGTGACTGTCACCACTACCGATACCCATGACCGCACCATCATCACCACAAGTCAACGCAGCCGATTCGGGCGTTCCAAATACCACGTACTTCACCCACGATTGGACGGACGCTGACGACCTCACGACCGACGTCGTCATGGCCGTCGCTGAAATGACCGGCAAGGACGAGACCGAAATCGAGTGCGTGCACGACCGTCTCAATCCCGAATCCCTCAATACGCTCTTTTCCCAGACCGAGACCGAACGGTACACGCCGGATAGTCTGATAATGTTCTCACTCGAGGGGTGTTCTATCACCGTGTACAGTTCCGGGTTAGTCGTGGTGCAAGGCGAGTAAGCTACGGAGCGGAACTCGTGATTGCATCGTACCCACCGACGAGATATTCGCGTCCGCAATCTGAAATCTGCTAGCGCATTGCATCGGGGACGACC of the Natronosalvus vescus genome contains:
- a CDS encoding HalOD1 output domain-containing protein — its product is MTAPSSPQVNAADSGVPNTTYFTHDWTDADDLTTDVVMAVAEMTGKDETEIECVHDRLNPESLNTLFSQTETERYTPDSLIMFSLEGCSITVYSSGLVVVQGE